The following are encoded together in the Zingiber officinale cultivar Zhangliang chromosome 8A, Zo_v1.1, whole genome shotgun sequence genome:
- the LOC122008489 gene encoding L-ascorbate oxidase homolog: MNSSHLAPFITMRKGFRMSQSGFLLCLLFFLPCSVFGEDPYRFFTWNVTYGVVSPLGCEQQGILINGQFPGPQIEAVTNDNLIVNVFNFLPEPFLISWNGVQQRRNSWQDGVYGTNCPIPSGSNFTYKMQVKDQIGSFFYFPSLAFHKAAGGYGGLRISSRPMIPVPFDPPKADYTLLIGDWYTMNHYDLKKILDDGKDLPFPDGVLINGRQSTSTFMVEQGNTYRLRISNVGIATTLNVRIQGHKMLLVEVEGSHTIQNTYDSLDVHLGQSYSVLVKADQPPLEYYIVASTRFTNTVLVATAILSYSNATGGPVGPIPAGPTVELDVSLNQARTIRWNLTASAARPNPQGSYRYGQINVTRSVLLANSAPVIGKKQRYAVNGVSFVPADTPLKLADHFNISGVFKLGSMPDNPKPGPEHLDTAVMDSNFHDFFEIIFQNNENSVVTWHIDGHSFWVVGMDWGKWTSASRREYDLGDAVSRCTVQVYPKAWSAIYVSLDNVGMWNIRSENWARSYLGQQFYLRVYTPSQSPRDELPIPSNALLCGGAVQF; this comes from the exons ATGAACAG cTCGCATCTAGCTCCCTTCATCACAATGAGGAAAGGCTTTAGGATGAGCCAAAGTGGCTTCTTGCTTTGTTTGCTCTTCTTCCTGCCCTGCTCTGTGTTTGGGGAGGATCCTTACAGGTTCTTCACTTGGAATGTGACTTACGGTGTCGTCTCCCCTCTCGGTTGCGAGCAgcag GGAATTTTGATCAATGGCCAGTTTCCAGGGCCACAGATTGAGGCAGTCACCAATGATAACCTCATTGTCAATGTCTTCAACTTCTTGCCCGAGCCCTTCCTCATCTCTTG GAACGGAGTGCAACAAAGAAGGAACTCGTGGCAAGACGGTGTTTACGGCACCAATTGCCCCATTCCATCGGGCAGCAACTTTACATATAAAATGCAAGTGAAGGACCAAATAGGTAGCTTCTTCTACTTCCCTTCCCTTGCCTTTCACAAGGCGGCTGGCGGCTACGGCGGCCTTAGGATCTCGAGTCGGCCGATGATCCCGGTGCCATTTGATCCTCCAAAAGCCGACTACACTCTCTTGATTGGTGATTGGTATACGATGAATCACTAC GACTTGAAGAAGATATTAGACGATGGCAAGGACCTTCCTTTCCCCGACGGTGTCCTAATTAACGGTCGACAATCGACCTCGACCTTTATGGTAGAGCAAG GCAACACATATCGACTCCGAATCTCAAATGTGGGAATCGCGACGACATTGAACGTAAGGATCCAAGGACACAAGATGTTGCTTGTCGAAGTGGAAGGCTCGCACACCATCCAGAACACTTACGACTCGCTCGATGTGCATTTGGGTCAATCTTACTCGGTCCTTGTCAAGGCCGATCAGCCGCCACTTGAATATTACATCGTCGCCTCGACTCGGTTCACCAACACTGTGCTAGTCGCCACCGCCATTCTCAGCTATAGCAACGCCACCGGAGGGCCGGTCGGCCCAATTCCGGCTGGGCCCACGGTCGAGCTCGATGTTTCGCTTAATCAAGCGAGAACAATTAG GTGGAACTTGACGGCAAGTGCGGCGAGACCTAACCCTCAAGGATCATACCGCTACGGCCAAATCAACGTAACCCGATCCGTTTTGCTCGCGAACTCCGCACCCGTCATCGGCAAGAAACAGCGATATGCTGTTAACGGCGTCTCGTTCGTTCCAGCCGACACACCGTTAAAGCTTGCGGATCACTTTAACATATCCGGAGTGTTTAAACTCGGGAGCATGCCCGATAACCCGAAACCCGGGCCTGAACATCTCGACACGGCCGTCATGGACTCAAATTTTCATGAtttctttgaaattattttccagAATAATGAAAATAGCGTGGTGACGTGGCATATCGACGGCCATTCGTTTTGGGTCGTCGG AATGGATTGGGGAAAATGGACTTCGGCAAGCAGACGAGAATACGATTTGGGGGACGCAGTCTCTCGTTGCACAGTTcag GTGTACCCTAAGGCGTGGTCTGCGATCTACGTGTCCTTGGACAATGTGGGGATGTGGAATATTCGATCGGAGAATTGGGCTCGTAGCTACTTGGGCCAACAATTCTACCTCCGCGTCTACACTCCTTCGCAATCGCCTAGAGATGAGTTACCCATCCCCAGCAATGCCTTGCTTTGCGGTGGTGCCGTGCAATTTTAA
- the LOC122008490 gene encoding probable tetraacyldisaccharide 4'-kinase, mitochondrial, protein MERLKRAVAQIAATTDSRLRELPLLHRSLLLPLLSLASSLYRHSLALRRRVYALGLLSRQRLPVPVISVGNLTWGGNGKTPMVEFIARNFLEAGISPLILTRGYAGGDEVKMIQRHLAGTPTRIGVGANRSATAASIFRQHGYMKFNSTLFAEQLSSTQHLRLASGNDKVAVAILDDGMQHWSLSRDVEMVMINGLIPWGNNHLLPRGSLREPLDALCRADITVIHHADLLSEGKLKMIETKIRIINPCSTIFFSRLAPSHFFEVKNQHSILPLGLVLNRTVLCVSGIGSPCAFAQAVGKIGPSYVDRLDFDDHHSIQFHDIKLIKERLEELANRFKEKIIVVVTEKDYDRDPLILTELHDFDVLVLCCSLHIMTTKGQSEESFKIKLKELLISKHGG, encoded by the exons ATGGAGCGGTTGAAGAGGGCGGTCGCCCAAATCGCCGCCACCACGGACAGCCGCCTCCGGGAGCTCCCGCTCCTCCACCGTTCCCTTCTgctccctctcctctccctcgcctcctCCCTCTACCGCCATTCCCTCGCCCTCCGTCGCCGCGTCTACGCTCTCGGACTCCTCTCCCGGCAAAG GTTGCCGGTGCCGGTGATCAGCGTTGGCAATCTGACGTGGGGCGGCAACGGGAAGACTCCTATGGTGGAATTTATTGCCCGGAACTTTTTGGAAGCCGGGATCTCGCCGCTCATCCTAACCAGG GGCTATGCAGGAGGTGATGAAGTTAAAATGATTCAGAGACACCTTGCAGGGACACCTACTAGGATCGGTGTAGGTGCTAATAGGAGTGCAACTGCAGCTTCTATATTCAGACAACATGGTTACATGAAGTTCAATAGCACATTGTTTGCAGAACAACTATCAAGTACTCAGCATTTGAGACTTGCATCTGGAAATGACAAAGTGGCTGTTGCAATTTTGGATGATGGAATGCAG CATTGGAGCTTGTCGCGTGATGTGGAAATGGTAATGATAAATGGCTTGATACCATGGGGAAACAACCATCTGCTGCCTCGCGGATCCCTGAGAGAACCATTGGATGCACTTTGTAGAGCAGACATCACTGTGATTCACCATGCAGATTTG TTATCTGAAGGGAAGCTCAAAATGATAGAGACAAAGATTCGGATCATCAATCCATGTTCTACGATATTCTTTAGTAGATTGGCACCATCTCACTTTTTTGAAGTGAAGAATCAGCATTCCATATTGCCGTTAGGTCTGGTGCTTAACAGGACTGTGTTATGCGTTTCTGGAATTGGTTCCCCATGTGCTTTTGCCCAAGCAGTTGGTAAG ATCGGGCCATCATATGTTGATAGATTAGATTTTGATGATCATCACTCCATCCAATTTCAT GATATCAAGTTGATCAAAGAGAGACTAGAGGAGCTCGCGAATAGATTCAAAGAAAAAATTATTGTAGTGGTGACTGAAAAG GACTATGATCGAGATCCACTTATTCTAACGGAGCTACATGATTTTGATGTCCTGGTCCTCTGTTGTTCTCTCCACATCATGACAACGAAGGGACagtcagaggagagcttcaagATAAAGCTCAAGGAGCTGCTAATATCAAAGCATGGAGGATAA
- the LOC122008492 gene encoding protein FATTY ACID EXPORT 5-like yields the protein MHDFCFTIPYGLLVLVGGVIGYVRRGSTASLAGGAGSGLVLLIAGFISLKAFEKRQNSYFALGLETVCSLTLTYVMGTRYLETSKIMPAGLVAALSALMSLFYLYKMATGANHIPPKAE from the exons ATGCACGACTTCTGCTTCACGATACCCTACGGGCTCCTGGTCCTCGTCGGCGGAGTCATCGGCTATGTGCGGCGGGGGAGTACGGCGTCGCTGGCCGGAGGAGCGGGCTCCGGACTCGTCCTTCTCATCGCCGGATTCATCAGCCTCAAGGCGTTCGAGAAGCGGCAGAACTCGTACTTCGCCTTGGGCCTCGAGACTG TTTGCTCCCTTACCCTCACATATGTCATGGGAACAAGATACTTAGAGACTTCCAAGATAATGCCTGCTGGATTAGTTGCTGCTCTTAG TGCATTGATGTCTCTGTTTTATCTGTACAAGATGGCAACTGGAGCAAATCATATTCCACCCAAAGCTGAATGA